A window of Tautonia plasticadhaerens contains these coding sequences:
- a CDS encoding acetyl ornithine aminotransferase family protein translates to MSADPALHRSEPRILTERLPGPKAASWIRRDERTTSPSYTRMYPLVVRRAKGAMMEDLDGNRFLDFTAGIAVTNAGHCHPRVVRAIRAQASRLVHMSGTDFYYRPQIRLAERLAGLAPGPGPKRVFFSNSGAEAIEAALKLARYHSKRPRVVAFRGAFHGRTYGAMSLTASKAIQRKGFSPLVPEIQHARYGDLASVRELFRTTCPPEETAAIFVEPIQGEGGYIVPPDDFLPGLRALCDEHGILLVIDEIQSGIGRTGLLFASEHWGVHGDIVCLAKGLANGLPLGAIVAPESVMDWAPGSHASTFGGNPVACAAAIETLDLVVGKYTRNADARGRQLMAGLRELAKAHPCIVDVRGKGLMVGMEIGSDAGPGPNLRDRIILEAFHRGLLLLPCGPSTIRFCPPLCLTARQVEVGLSLLSHAMDALCGDCPCSPRRPDVAHAKSGDHLPSDEAS, encoded by the coding sequence ATGTCCGCCGACCCCGCCCTGCACCGCAGCGAGCCGAGGATCCTGACCGAGCGGCTCCCCGGTCCGAAGGCCGCCTCCTGGATCCGCCGTGATGAGCGGACCACCTCCCCCTCGTACACCCGGATGTACCCGCTGGTCGTCCGCAGGGCGAAGGGGGCGATGATGGAGGACCTGGACGGCAACCGGTTCCTCGACTTCACCGCCGGGATCGCCGTGACCAACGCCGGCCATTGCCACCCCCGGGTGGTCCGGGCGATCCGGGCCCAGGCCTCCCGGCTGGTGCACATGTCGGGGACCGACTTCTACTACCGCCCCCAGATCCGGCTGGCCGAGCGGCTGGCCGGGCTCGCCCCCGGGCCGGGGCCGAAGCGCGTCTTCTTCAGCAACAGCGGCGCGGAGGCGATCGAGGCCGCCCTCAAGCTGGCCCGCTACCACTCGAAGCGGCCGAGGGTGGTCGCCTTCCGGGGCGCCTTCCACGGCCGGACGTACGGCGCGATGAGCCTGACCGCCTCCAAGGCGATCCAGCGCAAGGGGTTCTCGCCGCTGGTGCCGGAGATCCAGCACGCTCGATACGGCGACCTGGCCAGCGTCCGGGAGCTGTTCCGGACCACCTGCCCCCCCGAGGAGACGGCCGCGATCTTCGTCGAGCCGATCCAGGGCGAGGGGGGATACATCGTCCCCCCGGACGACTTCCTGCCGGGGCTCCGGGCGCTGTGCGACGAGCACGGGATCCTGCTGGTGATCGACGAGATCCAGTCCGGGATCGGCCGGACGGGTCTCCTGTTCGCCTCGGAGCACTGGGGGGTGCACGGCGACATCGTCTGCCTGGCCAAGGGCCTGGCCAACGGCCTGCCCTTGGGGGCGATCGTCGCGCCGGAGTCGGTGATGGACTGGGCCCCGGGCAGCCATGCGAGCACCTTCGGGGGCAATCCCGTGGCCTGCGCCGCGGCGATCGAGACGCTGGACCTGGTGGTCGGGAAGTACACCCGGAACGCCGACGCCCGGGGTCGGCAGCTCATGGCCGGGCTCCGTGAACTGGCCAAGGCCCACCCCTGCATCGTCGACGTGAGGGGCAAGGGCCTGATGGTCGGCATGGAGATCGGCTCCGACGCCGGGCCGGGCCCCAACCTCCGGGATCGGATCATCCTCGAGGCCTTCCACCGGGGCCTGTTGCTGCTGCCCTGCGGCCCGAGCACGATCCGGTTCTGCCCCCCGCTCTGCCTGACGGCCCGGCAGGTCGAGGTCGGACTTTCGCTGCTCTCGCACGCGATGGACGCCCTCTGCGGCGATTGCCCCTGCTCCCCCCGCCGGCCCGACGTCGCCCACGCGAAGTCCGGCGATCACCTGCCGTCGGACGAGGCGTCCTGA
- the recJ gene encoding single-stranded-DNA-specific exonuclease RecJ, with translation MTSHRWHLRPSDPSRVAWLGSEARIPPLVAQILLHRGIDDPAKAREFIEVRRRSLHDPELLPGAVDAADRIVRAVRDGRKIIIYGDYDVDGVCGTSILWSCLRLAGARSTEYYIPRRVEEGYGLNAEALRKLAIEHKAEVVVTVDCGITSVKEAAIARELGLELIVTDHHTIGPELPGAAALVHPRLPGGAYPFGELCGAGVAFKLAWQVCKSFGDGKKASPHLRDFLLGAFGLVALATIADMVPLEDENRIFVRHGLESIHADPSTGLNALMRVSNCLGKRKLTTGNVGFGLAPRINAAGRLECAMLAVEMLTTADPGRAENIAERLDACNRQRQEIERTIVAEARQMVEASGGLGERGAVVVGHTEWHPGVIGIVAGRLAESFHRPSIVMALRDDLCQGSGRSIAGFDLYEAIRSCSDGLLGFGGHRAAAGLRMRPDHFAAFAERFEAHCREILTEEQKQRRLDIDAEVRLAELSLPVVEWIESLEPYGIGNPRPVFSAEGVRVIGEPRVVGEGKKHVQLRLSQNGTAVKAIAWNMADRLGSLGPGTDCAVAFLPSVNEWNGRREVQLEIRDVQISSSGGAHHARSA, from the coding sequence ATGACATCCCACCGCTGGCACCTCCGGCCCAGCGACCCCTCCCGGGTGGCCTGGCTCGGATCGGAGGCGCGGATCCCGCCGCTCGTCGCCCAGATCCTGCTGCACCGGGGGATCGACGATCCGGCCAAGGCCCGGGAGTTCATCGAGGTCCGTCGCCGGAGCCTCCACGACCCGGAGCTGCTCCCCGGCGCGGTCGATGCCGCCGATCGGATCGTCCGGGCCGTCCGGGACGGGCGGAAGATCATCATCTACGGCGACTACGACGTGGACGGCGTCTGCGGGACGAGCATACTCTGGTCCTGCCTCCGGCTCGCCGGGGCGAGGTCGACCGAGTACTACATCCCCCGTCGGGTCGAGGAGGGGTACGGCCTCAATGCCGAGGCGCTCAGGAAGCTCGCCATCGAGCACAAGGCCGAGGTGGTCGTCACGGTCGACTGCGGGATCACGTCGGTGAAGGAGGCGGCGATCGCCCGGGAATTGGGCCTGGAGCTGATCGTCACCGACCACCACACGATCGGCCCGGAGCTTCCCGGGGCGGCCGCCCTGGTCCATCCCCGTCTCCCCGGCGGGGCGTATCCGTTCGGCGAGCTTTGCGGGGCGGGGGTGGCGTTCAAGCTGGCCTGGCAGGTCTGCAAGAGCTTCGGGGACGGCAAGAAGGCCTCGCCGCACCTGAGGGACTTCCTGCTCGGGGCCTTCGGCCTGGTGGCGCTGGCGACGATCGCCGACATGGTGCCGCTGGAGGACGAGAATCGGATCTTCGTCCGACACGGCCTGGAGTCGATCCACGCCGACCCGTCGACCGGCCTGAATGCCCTGATGCGGGTGTCGAATTGCCTGGGCAAGCGGAAGCTGACGACCGGGAACGTGGGCTTCGGGCTGGCGCCGAGGATCAACGCGGCGGGGAGGCTCGAATGCGCAATGCTCGCCGTCGAGATGCTCACGACGGCCGACCCGGGCCGGGCGGAGAACATCGCCGAGCGGCTCGACGCCTGCAATCGGCAGCGGCAGGAGATCGAGCGGACGATCGTGGCCGAGGCGAGGCAGATGGTCGAAGCCTCCGGGGGGCTCGGCGAGCGGGGGGCGGTGGTCGTCGGTCACACCGAGTGGCACCCGGGGGTCATCGGCATCGTCGCCGGCCGCCTGGCGGAGTCCTTCCACCGGCCGAGCATCGTGATGGCCTTGCGTGACGACCTGTGCCAGGGCTCCGGCCGGTCGATCGCCGGGTTCGACCTCTACGAGGCGATCCGGAGCTGCTCCGACGGCCTGCTCGGCTTCGGCGGCCACCGCGCGGCGGCGGGCCTCCGGATGCGGCCGGACCACTTCGCCGCGTTCGCCGAGCGATTCGAGGCCCATTGCCGGGAGATCCTCACCGAGGAGCAGAAGCAACGCCGCCTGGACATCGACGCCGAGGTCCGCCTCGCCGAGTTGAGCCTGCCGGTCGTCGAATGGATCGAGTCGCTCGAGCCCTACGGGATCGGCAACCCCCGCCCGGTCTTCTCGGCCGAGGGGGTCCGGGTCATCGGCGAGCCGAGGGTCGTGGGGGAGGGCAAGAAGCACGTGCAGCTCCGGCTCTCCCAGAACGGGACGGCCGTGAAGGCGATCGCCTGGAACATGGCCGATCGACTGGGGTCGCTGGGCCCCGGGACCGACTGCGCGGTCGCCTTCTTGCCCTCGGTGAATGAGTGGAACGGTCGTCGCGAGGTCCAGCTCGAGATCCGGGACGTGCAGATCTCCTCGAGCGGAGGTGCCCATCATGCCCGATCCGCATGA
- a CDS encoding GltB/FmdC/FwdC-like GXGXG domain-containing protein produces the protein MTHPEPERTEDPRTPAVEIPVALVRDYQQINRELIRALDLGLPRIRLVDVEGQRLLAFGLRGPWRATIEVVGNAGPELAADLDAEGVTVLCTGSAGDGAGRGLRAGRLAICRDAGDAVGAGMTGGSILVAGRAGHRAGLRLRGGTLLILGPAGRLMADRQEGGIVIADPRSSQGPGGRAGGGGGRIDLRARRDDRSDLDVPDVDPDPDALVASMTAIAEALSDAAGDP, from the coding sequence ATGACGCATCCTGAGCCCGAGCGGACCGAGGACCCGAGGACCCCGGCCGTCGAGATCCCGGTCGCCCTCGTCCGAGACTACCAGCAGATCAATCGAGAGCTGATCCGCGCCCTCGACCTCGGCCTGCCCCGGATCCGGCTGGTCGACGTCGAGGGGCAGCGGTTGCTGGCCTTCGGGCTCCGGGGCCCATGGCGGGCGACGATCGAGGTAGTCGGCAACGCCGGCCCCGAACTCGCCGCCGACCTCGACGCCGAGGGGGTGACGGTCCTCTGCACCGGCTCGGCCGGCGACGGCGCCGGCCGGGGCCTCCGGGCCGGTCGCCTGGCCATCTGCCGGGACGCCGGGGACGCCGTCGGGGCCGGGATGACCGGCGGCTCGATCCTCGTCGCCGGCCGGGCCGGTCATCGGGCCGGGCTCAGGCTCCGCGGCGGGACGTTGTTGATCCTCGGCCCGGCCGGACGCCTCATGGCCGACCGACAGGAGGGCGGGATCGTGATCGCCGACCCTCGTTCGTCCCAGGGGCCGGGCGGCCGGGCCGGGGGCGGCGGCGGTCGAATCGACCTCCGGGCTCGGCGGGACGACCGGTCCGACCTCGACGTCCCCGATGTCGATCCCGATCCCGATGCCCTGGTCGCCTCGATGACCGCGATCGCCGAGGCGCTCTCCGACGCAGCCGGCGACCCGTGA